A stretch of the Rutidosis leptorrhynchoides isolate AG116_Rl617_1_P2 unplaced genomic scaffold, CSIRO_AGI_Rlap_v1 contig238, whole genome shotgun sequence genome encodes the following:
- the LOC139882167 gene encoding bark storage protein A-like translates to MGHKWAVLVVAVLFVVAMAQPSFALRYNHPKHGALRKVNKKGPYFAILMTFSKELSALETAGVFVPNSEVPYIEMAGRRFNIGKIKGVNVIYVMSGEQMVNAALTTQILVDTFNLYGIIHYGIGGSSNDTVSFASVSVVKYAAFTSAWHWQAGGNLLGTVEFDSTEFYSVHTAGKEYVFWFEVDSKLYDIAAAHLTDVKLESRVNSTYTLPVEPKVVFGLKCGTADTFLHNAAFRDFLYNKFNISTTDEETASVIMVSNSNGVPCIVFRSVSDMDGSLKIPGEFEILSAKNAVIAVVKYLEVIGKVYKFR, encoded by the exons ATGGGGCATAAATGGGCGGTACTCGTGGTGGCGGTCCTATTCGTCGTTGCAATGGCACAACCCAGCTTTGCATTGAGGTACAACCATCCGAAGCATGGAGCATTACGTAAGGTGAACAAGAAAGGACCGTACTTCGCGATTCTGAtgactttctcaaaagaattaagtGCGCTCGAAACTGCCGGTGTCTTTGTTCCCAACTCCGAAGTGCCCTACATCGAAATGGCAG GTAGGAGATTCAATATCGGAAAGATCAAGGGTGTCAACGTCATTTATGTAATGTCCGGGGAGCAAATG GTGAATGCAGCATTAACCACGCAAATACTTGTAGATACATTTAATCTGTATGGAATAATTCATTATGGGATAGGCGGAAGCTCCAACGACACAGTGTCATTTGCAAGTGTTAGTGTCGTGAAATATGCTGCCTTCACTTCTGCCTGGCATTGGCAg GCAGGAGGGAATCTGTTGGGGACAGTAGAGTTTGACAGCACGGAGTTTTATTCCGTTCACACGGCAGGAAAAGAGTACGTCTTTTGGTTTGAAGTCGACTCGAAATTGTATGATATTGCCGCTGCTCATCTCACG GACGTGAAATTGGAAAGTCGTGTGAATAGCACCTACACTCTACCGGTAGAACCGAAAGTTGTTTTTGGACTGAAATGTGGTACTGCCGATACATTTCTCCACAATGCAGCATTCCGTGACTTCCTCTACAACAAATTTAATATCTCAACCACTGATGAAGAGACTGCATCTGTTATCATGGTTAGTAATTCGAATGGAGTCCCTTGTATTGTGTTTCGCAGTGTATCGGATATGGACGGTTCTCTGAAAATACCGGGAGAATTCGAGATCCTGTCTGCTAAAAATGCCGTTATTGCCGTAGTAAAATATCTCGAAGTGATTGGTAAAGTTTACAAATTCCGCTAA
- the LOC139882166 gene encoding uncharacterized protein, protein MAEATNSPSPPPSSPPHQPPPNPKPICTWTHHETENLIQAYREKWYSLNRGQLKATQWEEIAVTISVKCGYEYSHPSSKSAIQCRHRWKSSGSGTERRSKMAAPPLPPPLGSGGDDDEEDEESRSKSRSINYILRKPTYVNRFSAQVSLKRPRVDFVAAEEDGGNVDETADEGIAMAAEIRRFAERWLGWRSRRWIWLEEWRMEMENKRMEMIVNSQTKIVDMVNMMFNTNDDDEDQVMKMEELERKNLTLLPRNHLTVIISVCIVVFQFDQNGSRFSFTLSSVCQVVELKDTSFV, encoded by the exons ATGGCAGAAGCTACCAATTCACCGTCGCCGCCTCCGTCATCGCCACCACATCAACCACCACCAAACCCAAAACCGATATGCACCTGGACCCACCACGAGACAGAGAACCTCATCCAAGCCTACCGAGAGAAATGGTATTCCCTCAACCGTGGACAGCTCAAAGCCACCCAATGGGAAGAGATCGCCGTCACGATCTCCGTCAAGTGCGGCTACGAATACTCTCATCCTTCCTCCAAGTCTGCCATCCAGTGCCGCCACAGATGGAAAAGCTCCGGAAGCGGTACCGAACGGAGAAGCAAAATGGCGGCGCCGCCGCTGCCTCCACCTCTAG GTAGCGGCGGTGACGACGATGAGGAAGATGAAGAGAGTCGCAGTAAGTCGCGAAGTATTAATTATATTCTCCGAAAGCCTACTTATGTCAACAGATTCTCTGCTCAAGTTAGTTTAAAGCGGCCGAGGGTTGATTTTGTGGCGGCGGAGGAGGATGGCGGCAATGTGGATGAAACTGCTGATGAGGGAATTGCGATGGCGGCAGAAATAAGGCGATTCGCGGAGAGATGGTTGGGATGGAGAAGCAGAAGATGGATATGGTTAGAAGAGTGGAGAATGGAGATGGAAAATAAAAGGATGGAGATGATCGTCAATTCTCAGACGAAGATCGTCGACATGGTTAACATGATGTTTAACACTAATGATGACGACGAAGATCAGGTCATGAAGATGGAGGAGCTTGAAAGAAAAAACCTAACTTTGCTTCCAAGAAATCATTTAACTGTTATAATAAGTGTTTGTATTGTAGTTTTTCAGTTTGATCAAAATGGTTCAAGATTTTCATTCACTCTTAGTTCAGTTTGTCAAGTAGTGGAATTGAAGGACACTAGTTTTGTATAA